One Setaria viridis chromosome 3, Setaria_viridis_v4.0, whole genome shotgun sequence DNA window includes the following coding sequences:
- the LOC117846891 gene encoding protein NRT1/ PTR FAMILY 2.9 isoform X1: MEANSSSKPQQEEHDKAYALAVADDDATTNEMKTKHLSDDGEPEENYRGWKAMPYVIGNETCEKLGTIGTTANLLVYLTTVYGMKGASATTLLSLWGGTVNMAPVLGAFLSDSYLGRYTTIALASIASFVGMILLTLTAAVPSLHPHGTGPSATHMAVLLVSFALLAVGAGGIRPCNLAFGADQFDPRTPAGRRGINSFFNWYYFTFTIAMMISATVIIYLQSNVNWALGLAVPATLMGLSCALFFMGTRLYVRVRPEGSPFTSFAQVVVAAYRKRHLPAPASPAELFDPPHKSSLVSKIAYTDQFLCLDKAAVLTPDDELSAGGAAPADPWRLCTLQQVEEVKCLTRLLPVWSSGIVYYIVLTNLGNYNVLQAMQTDRHIGRSGFQIPAGSFVVFNMLALTVWLPIYDGLVVPALQRVTKREGGITQLQRIGTGIVMSIATMVLAAAVERHRRRVGNATSCFVLVPQQMLAGLSEAFAVIGQVDFYYKQFPENMRSVAGALLFLGFAVASYASGLMVTVVHRTTGGSGGRPDWLTQDLNQGRVDLYYLVIAAMAAVNLVYFVMCARWYRFKELDADVAVVELEGKDNSLKANGVPAPPPV; encoded by the exons ATGGAGGCCAACAGTAGTAGTAAGCCGCAGCAGGAGGAGCACGACAAGGCCtacgccctcgccgtcgccgatgaCGATGCTACCACCAACGAGATGAAGACGAAGCACCtctccgacgacggcgagccGGAGGAGAACTACCGCGGCTGGAAGGCCATGCCCTACGTCATAG GGAACGAGACGTGCGAGAAGCTTGGCACCATCGGCACCACGGCCAACCTGCTCGTCTACCTCACAACGGTGTACGGCATGAAGGGCGCCAGCGCCACCACGCTGCTCAGCCTCTGGGGCGGCACCGTCAACATGGCCCCCGTCCTCGGCGCCTTCCTCAGCGACTCCTACCTCGGCCGCTACACCACCATCGCCCTCGCCTCCATCGCCTCCTTCGTCGGCATGATCCTCCTCACCCTCACCGCCGCTGTTCCCTCGCTCCATCCGCACGGCACGGGGCCCTCCGCGACGCATATGGCCGTGCTCCTCGTCTCCTTCGCGCTGCTCGCTGTCGGGGCCGGCGGCATCCGCCCCTGCAACCTCGCCTTCGGCGCCGACCAGTTCGACCCgcgcacgccggccggccgccgggggaTCAACAGCTTCTTCAACTGGTACTACTTCACCTTCACCATCGCCATGATGATCTCCGCCACGGTCATCATCTACCTCCAGAGCAACGTCAACTGggcgctcggcctcgccgtccCGGCCACTCTCATGGGCCTCTCCTGCGCGCTCTTCTTCATGGGCACGCGCCTCTACGTCCGCGTCCGTCCCGAGGGCAGCCCCTTCACCAGCTTCGCccaggtcgtcgtcgccgcgtaCCGGAAGCGCCACCTCCCGGCGCCCGCGTCCCCCGCCGAGCTCTTCGACCCGCCGCACAAGAGCAGCCTCGTGTCCAAGATTGCCTACACGGACCAGTTCCTGTGCCTGGACAAGGCCGCCGTGCTCACCCCCGACGACGAGCtctcggccggcggcgcggcgccggcggacccATGGCGGCTGTGCACGCTGCAGCAGGTGGAGGAGGTCAAGTGTCTGACCCGTCTGCTCCCGGTGTGGTCGTCGGGGATCGTCTACTACATCGTGCTCACCAACCTGGGCAACTACAACGTCCTCCAGGCCATGCAGACCGACCGGCACATCGGGCGGTCGGGGTTCCAGATCCCGGCGGGCTCCTTCGTCGTCTTCAACATGCTGGCGCTCACGGTGTGGCTCCCCATCTACGACGGCCTGGTGGTGCCAGCGCTGCAGCGTGTGACCAAGCGTGAGGGCGGCATCACGCAGCTCCAGCGGATCGGCACCGGCATCGTCATGTCCATCGCCACCatggtgctggcggcggcggtggagcgtcACCGGCGCAGGGTCGGGAACGCCACGTCGTGCTTCGTGCTGGTGCCCCAGCAGATGCTGGCGGGGCTGTCGGAGGCGTTCGCGGTGATCGGGCAGGTGGACTTCTACTACAAGCAGTTCCCGGAGAACATGCGGAGCGTCGCCGGCGCGCTGCTCTTCCTGGGCTTCGCCGTCGCCAGCTACGCCAGCGGGCTCATGGTCACGGTTGTGCATCGGACgactggcggcagcggcgggcggccggaCTGGCTGACGCAGGACCTCAACCAGGGGCGTGTCGACCTCTACTACCTGGTCatcgcggccatggcggcggtcAACCTCGTGTACTTCGTGATGTGCGCGCGATGGTACAGGTTCAAGGAGTTGGACGctgacgtcgccgtcgtcgagctGGAGGGAAAGGACAACAGCCTCAAGGCTAATGGCGTCCCGGCACCTCCTCCAGTGTGA
- the LOC117846891 gene encoding protein NRT1/ PTR FAMILY 2.11 isoform X2 translates to MKGASATTLLSLWGGTVNMAPVLGAFLSDSYLGRYTTIALASIASFVGMILLTLTAAVPSLHPHGTGPSATHMAVLLVSFALLAVGAGGIRPCNLAFGADQFDPRTPAGRRGINSFFNWYYFTFTIAMMISATVIIYLQSNVNWALGLAVPATLMGLSCALFFMGTRLYVRVRPEGSPFTSFAQVVVAAYRKRHLPAPASPAELFDPPHKSSLVSKIAYTDQFLCLDKAAVLTPDDELSAGGAAPADPWRLCTLQQVEEVKCLTRLLPVWSSGIVYYIVLTNLGNYNVLQAMQTDRHIGRSGFQIPAGSFVVFNMLALTVWLPIYDGLVVPALQRVTKREGGITQLQRIGTGIVMSIATMVLAAAVERHRRRVGNATSCFVLVPQQMLAGLSEAFAVIGQVDFYYKQFPENMRSVAGALLFLGFAVASYASGLMVTVVHRTTGGSGGRPDWLTQDLNQGRVDLYYLVIAAMAAVNLVYFVMCARWYRFKELDADVAVVELEGKDNSLKANGVPAPPPV, encoded by the coding sequence ATGAAGGGCGCCAGCGCCACCACGCTGCTCAGCCTCTGGGGCGGCACCGTCAACATGGCCCCCGTCCTCGGCGCCTTCCTCAGCGACTCCTACCTCGGCCGCTACACCACCATCGCCCTCGCCTCCATCGCCTCCTTCGTCGGCATGATCCTCCTCACCCTCACCGCCGCTGTTCCCTCGCTCCATCCGCACGGCACGGGGCCCTCCGCGACGCATATGGCCGTGCTCCTCGTCTCCTTCGCGCTGCTCGCTGTCGGGGCCGGCGGCATCCGCCCCTGCAACCTCGCCTTCGGCGCCGACCAGTTCGACCCgcgcacgccggccggccgccgggggaTCAACAGCTTCTTCAACTGGTACTACTTCACCTTCACCATCGCCATGATGATCTCCGCCACGGTCATCATCTACCTCCAGAGCAACGTCAACTGggcgctcggcctcgccgtccCGGCCACTCTCATGGGCCTCTCCTGCGCGCTCTTCTTCATGGGCACGCGCCTCTACGTCCGCGTCCGTCCCGAGGGCAGCCCCTTCACCAGCTTCGCccaggtcgtcgtcgccgcgtaCCGGAAGCGCCACCTCCCGGCGCCCGCGTCCCCCGCCGAGCTCTTCGACCCGCCGCACAAGAGCAGCCTCGTGTCCAAGATTGCCTACACGGACCAGTTCCTGTGCCTGGACAAGGCCGCCGTGCTCACCCCCGACGACGAGCtctcggccggcggcgcggcgccggcggacccATGGCGGCTGTGCACGCTGCAGCAGGTGGAGGAGGTCAAGTGTCTGACCCGTCTGCTCCCGGTGTGGTCGTCGGGGATCGTCTACTACATCGTGCTCACCAACCTGGGCAACTACAACGTCCTCCAGGCCATGCAGACCGACCGGCACATCGGGCGGTCGGGGTTCCAGATCCCGGCGGGCTCCTTCGTCGTCTTCAACATGCTGGCGCTCACGGTGTGGCTCCCCATCTACGACGGCCTGGTGGTGCCAGCGCTGCAGCGTGTGACCAAGCGTGAGGGCGGCATCACGCAGCTCCAGCGGATCGGCACCGGCATCGTCATGTCCATCGCCACCatggtgctggcggcggcggtggagcgtcACCGGCGCAGGGTCGGGAACGCCACGTCGTGCTTCGTGCTGGTGCCCCAGCAGATGCTGGCGGGGCTGTCGGAGGCGTTCGCGGTGATCGGGCAGGTGGACTTCTACTACAAGCAGTTCCCGGAGAACATGCGGAGCGTCGCCGGCGCGCTGCTCTTCCTGGGCTTCGCCGTCGCCAGCTACGCCAGCGGGCTCATGGTCACGGTTGTGCATCGGACgactggcggcagcggcgggcggccggaCTGGCTGACGCAGGACCTCAACCAGGGGCGTGTCGACCTCTACTACCTGGTCatcgcggccatggcggcggtcAACCTCGTGTACTTCGTGATGTGCGCGCGATGGTACAGGTTCAAGGAGTTGGACGctgacgtcgccgtcgtcgagctGGAGGGAAAGGACAACAGCCTCAAGGCTAATGGCGTCCCGGCACCTCCTCCAGTGTGA